In Oxyura jamaicensis isolate SHBP4307 breed ruddy duck chromosome 33, BPBGC_Ojam_1.0, whole genome shotgun sequence, the following are encoded in one genomic region:
- the AQP2 gene encoding aquaporin-2, with protein MMWELRSVAFTRAVLAEFLATLVFILFGLGSALNWPSASSPSILQIALAFGLAIGTLVQALGHISGAHINPAVTVACLIGSHVSFLRAVFYVVAQLLGAVVGAAILHKITPADSQEGLAINKLHNETTTGQAVTVELFLTFQLVLCIFASTDERREDNLGSPALSIGLSVTVGHLLGIRYTGCSMNPARSFAPAVIVGDFSDHWVFWVGPLVGAAAASIVYNYILFPQSKTFSERLAIFKGLEPEEDWAEREVRRRQSVELHSPQTLPRGMSEKV; from the exons ATGATGTGGGAGCTCCGATCCGTAGCCTTCACCCGGGCTGTCCTTGCAGAATTTTTGGCGACCTTGGTCTTCATCCTCTTTGGtctgggctctgctctgaaCTGGCCCTCAGCTTCCTCCCCGAGCATCCTCCAAATCGCACTGGCTTTTGGCTTGGCCATCGGCACCCTGGTCCAAGCCTTGGGGCACATCAGCGGAGCCCACATCAACCCAGCAGTGACGGTGGCTTGCCTCATCGGCTCCCACGTCTCCTTCCTCCGCGCAGTCTTCTACGTGGTggcccagctcctgggggctgTCGTGGGGGCTGCCATCCTACACAAGATCACGCCAGCAGACTCCCAGGAAGGCTTAGCCATCAACAAG CTGCATAACGAGACGACGACGGGGCAGGCGGTGACCGTCGAGCTCTTCCTCACCTTCCAGCTGGTCCTGTGCATCTTCGCTTCCACCGATGAGCGCCGGGAGGACAACCTGGGGTCCCCTGCCCTGTCCATTGGCCTTTCTGTCACTGTTGGACATCTCCTTGGG ATCCGTTACACCGGCTGCTCCATGAATCCAGCCAGATCTTTCGCCCCTGCTGTGATAGTTGGAGACTTCAGTGACCACTGG GTCTTCTGGGTGGGCCCCCTGgttggggcagcagcagcttccatcGTCTACAATTACATCCTCTTCCCACAATCCAAAACCTTCTCGGAGAGACTTGCCATCTTCAAGGGTTTGGAGCCAGAGGAGGACTGGGCAGAGCGCGAGGTCCGCCGGCGGCAGTCGGTGGAGCTCCACTCCCCGCAGACCCTGCCAAGGGGGATGTCAGAGAAGGTGTAG